The Ovis aries strain OAR_USU_Benz2616 breed Rambouillet chromosome 6, ARS-UI_Ramb_v3.0, whole genome shotgun sequence DNA segment CGCCTTGGCTAAGGGCTGGAGCGAAATGGAGAGTGGGGACGAGGAGGATGgcgatgaggaggaggaggtgctTGCCCTAGATGTTGCCGATGAGGACGATGAAGATGGAGAGAGTGAGGAGGGTGACGATGATGATGGTGGGAGCTCCGTGCAGAGTGAGACTGAGGCTTCTGTGGATCCCAGTTTGTCGTGGGGTCAGAGGAAAAAACTTTACTACGACACGGACTATGGCTCCAAGTCCCGAGGCCGGCAGAGTCAACAAGAagtagaggaagaggaaagagaggaggaggcGGAGGCACAGCTCATTCAGCGGCGCTTAGCTCAAGCCCTGCAAGAGGACGATTTTGGAGTTAGCTGGGTGGAGGCTTTTGCAAAACCAGTACCTCAGGTAAATGAGGCTGAGACACGTGTCGTGAAGGATTTGGCGAAAGTTTCCGTGAAAGAGAAGCTGAAAATGCTGCGAAAGGAATCTCCAGAGCTCTTGGAGCTGATAGACGACTTGAAAGTTAAGTTGACAGAGATGAAGGATGAGCTGGAGCCATTGCTACAGTTAGTGGAGCAAAAGATCAtcccccctggaaaaggaagccaATACCTGAGGACCAAATACAATCTCTATTTGAACTACTGCTCCAACATTAGTTTTTATCTGATCCTGAAAGCTAGGAGAGTCCCTGTACATGGACATCCTGTCATTGAAAGGCTTGTTACCTACCGAAATTTGATCAACAAGTTGTCAGTTGTGGATCAGAAGCTGTCCTCTGAAATTCGTCATCTGCTCACACTTAAAGATGGTGCTGGAAAGAAAGAActgaatttaaaagcaaaatccaTGAAGACCAAGCCAAAATCAGTTTCAGagacttctgctgctgccttAGCTGTTAGAGACCTTTCTGATGATTCTGATTTTGATGAAGAAGCTGCACTGAAATACTATAAAGAAATGGAAGagagacaaaaattaaagagaaagaaagaagaaaatagtacCGAAGAAAAGGCTCTTGAAGATCAAAATGCAAAGAGAGCCATTACTTATCAGATTGCTAAAAATAGGGGACTTACACCTAGGAGAAAGAAGATTGATCGGAATCCCAGAGTCAAACACCGGGAGAAGTTCAGAAAAGCCAAAATTCGCAGAAGAGGCCAGGTTCGTGAAGTTCGTAGGGAAGAGCAACGTTATACTGGTGAACTGTCTGGCATTCGTGCAGGAGTTAAAAAGAGCATTAAGCTTAAGTAAAGTTTTTGCTTAGCTTTAAGTCTTTTGGCAATAATTTTggattaataaatttttatttttaactggtgATAAGAGTGTATTAATACTTAATGCTTAGccttaaatgttaaaaattctgACAATAGGAAAATTTCCTATATGACCCTATTGAGGGTTATTGCTcagttttatttgtgttttaatttgtaaTCAGGTCATACAGAGAACTGTGGGAATAATATGAAGATGAGTGGGAAAAGAGGTGGTGATGGAAAAAGTTCTCCACTATTCTGTCAGACAGTAGCCTGGGGAAATTACATAGCTAGTTGTGGAGCAACAGACTtaagagtacttttttttttcatgtatcagTCTTTTATTTATACTTAAAGTACTTTTGTAATTTTTCACATAAAGTGAAGAGAATGCAGCTTTGGTAGTCATCTTATTTGTAAGCTAGGATATAAAGTAGTTTTGATGTTTCATTGCCTAAAGTATAATTCTTGAGCCGGAAAGTTACTAATAATGGGTTTAATGTTAagtatttttgtacattttattgtggtaaaatctTAGGAAAGAAGGGGAACTTAGTTGAAAATAGAGATATGCCTTAATTACATTAatagtgaatattttttcatagtgCTTAATGTCATAAGATAAAAATTCCATTTCTCCTTCCATACTGTTGGTTGGTCTTTGTACTTTCCACTTGCAGAAAATCTGATAAGATTACTACTGAGTAAGTGGTAACTtcaaaattacattatttttatatatatatataattattctgATCTTTACAGTAGGGGAAAGATGATGATATGGTGAACTTAAAAATTCTTAGGATGATGCCAGGGAGAAAATGAGAAGACTAGTAAAGGAGCACAAAGGACCTCTTAACTGTTTATTCATTAAATGTTGTGCTAGCTGCTAGAAATGCAGAGATGTGAGtggttaatatttattaaaacatttgcCATAACTTTATCAGAGATGAGGATGCCAAACTTCCAGATTAACTTTCTATAGGACATTGTGTTTGGGATTTGGACCCAAGATGGCTTACCTTGAGCCTTCATCATTTTAACCTCTGGCTTACAGCTGCTGCCAGCATAGCACATGTGCCAAATTactataaataaaaaaggaaaattggaagtttATATTGAGTGTGAAGATACTTTTGTAAGCATTTATCTCCTTATTCTTCATAACTCAT contains these protein-coding regions:
- the UTP3 gene encoding something about silencing protein 10, coding for MVGRSGRRARGAAKWAAVRAKASRDPADDNGEDLESPPSPGDSSYYQDKVDDFHEARSRAALAKGWSEMESGDEEDGDEEEEVLALDVADEDDEDGESEEGDDDDGGSSVQSETEASVDPSLSWGQRKKLYYDTDYGSKSRGRQSQQEVEEEEREEEAEAQLIQRRLAQALQEDDFGVSWVEAFAKPVPQVNEAETRVVKDLAKVSVKEKLKMLRKESPELLELIDDLKVKLTEMKDELEPLLQLVEQKIIPPGKGSQYLRTKYNLYLNYCSNISFYLILKARRVPVHGHPVIERLVTYRNLINKLSVVDQKLSSEIRHLLTLKDGAGKKELNLKAKSMKTKPKSVSETSAAALAVRDLSDDSDFDEEAALKYYKEMEERQKLKRKKEENSTEEKALEDQNAKRAITYQIAKNRGLTPRRKKIDRNPRVKHREKFRKAKIRRRGQVREVRREEQRYTGELSGIRAGVKKSIKLK